From a single Hippoglossus stenolepis isolate QCI-W04-F060 chromosome 2, HSTE1.2, whole genome shotgun sequence genomic region:
- the LOC118119503 gene encoding calpain-2 catalytic subunit codes for MAGIASTLQQRRDHDRGIGTHDRAVKYLNQDYEALRQRCFESGHLFQDESFPALPSSLGFKELGAGSYKTRGVTWKRPTELTSEPEFIVSGASRTDICQGALGDCWLLAAIASLTLNEEVLARVVPHGQSFQEGEYAGIFHFQFWQYGDWVDVVIDDRLPVKDDELLFVHSAEGREFWSALLEKAYAKVNGCYEALSGGATTEGFEDFTGGIAEVHDLNKPDPHLFHIIQKALDRGSLLGCSIDITSSSDSEAVTSQKLVKGHAYSLTGAAEVEYRGDKEKLIRVRNPWGQVEWTGAWSDDSMNWRYISDEDRERLSHRSEDGEFWMSFTDFLRHYSRVEICNLTPDALSDEGISKWALSKFEGSWRRGSTAGGCRNFPDTFWTNPQFVIKLEEEDDDPEDGEAGCSFVVGLIQKNRRRKRKMGEDMHTIGFAIYEVPDEFAGQRAVHLNKNFFLRHASAARSETFINLREVCSRFCLPPGEYLIIPSTFDPNNNGDFHVRVFSEKQAEFQELDDLIESRVKKVELDEEDVDDRFRGLFGQLAGEDCEISAFELQKILNKVVTKRSDIQTSGFSVTTCRNMVNLLDKDGSGKLGLVEFKILWTKIENFLTIYREKDVDQTGTMSSTEMRVAVEEAGFSLNNPLHQVLVARYSEQDLTIDFDNFVSCLVRLETMFDTFNTMDRDNSGTIELNIFEWLNVSLL; via the exons ATGGCGGGCATCGCCTCCACCCTGCAGCAGCGCCGGGACCATGACCGGGGTATCGGGACCCACGACCGGGCGGTGAAGTACCTCAACCAGGACTACGAGGCTCTGCGGCAGCGCTGCTTCGAGTCCGGACACTTGTTCCAGGACGAGTCGTTCCCGGCGCTGCCCTCCTCCCTGGGCTTCAAAGAACTGGGGGCTGGATCCTACAAGACCCGGGGGGTGACCTGGAAGAGACCGACG gAGCTGACCTCTGAGCCCGAGTTCATCGTGTCCGGAGCGTCCAGGACCGACATCTGTCAGGGAGCTCTGG GTGACTGCTGGCTGCTCGCCGCCATCGCCTCTCTGACTCTGAACGAGGAAGTTCTGGCTCGAGTCGTTCCACACGGGCAGAGCTTCCAAGAGGGGGAGTATGCTGGAATCTTCCACTTCCAG ttctgGCAGTACGGGGACTGGGTGGACGTGGTGATTGACGACCGTCTGCCTGTCAAAGACGACGAGCTGCTGTTCGTCCACTCAGCGGAGGGGAGGGAGTTCTGGAGCGCTCTGCTGGAGAAGGCCTACGCCAA GGTGAACGGATGTTACGAGGCTCTGTCTGGAGGAGCGACCACCGAGGGCTTCGAGGATTTCACAGGAGGCATCGCTGAGGTCCACGACCTGAACAAACCAGATCCACATCTGTTCCACATCATCCAGAAAGCTCTGGACCGAGGCTCACTGCTCGGCTGCTCCATCGAC ATCACGAGCTCGTCCGACTCAGAGGCAGTTACCTCTCAGAAGCTGGTGAAAGGCCACGCCTACTCATTGACAGGTGCAGCTGAG gtGGAGTACCGTGGTGACAAGGAAAAGCTGATCCGGGTCAGGAATCCCTGGGGTCAAGTGGAGTGGACCGGAGCCTGGAGTGATGA TTCGATGAATTGGCGTTACATCAGCGACGAGGACAGAGAGCGTCTGAGCCATCGCTCAGAGGACGGAGAATTCTG GATGTCTTTCACTGACTTCCTGCGACATTACTCCCGGGTGGAGATCTGTAACCTGACGCCTGACGCTCTGAGTGATGAGGGTATCTCGAAGTGGGCTCTGTCCAAGTTCGagggcagctggaggagaggatccactgctggaggctgcaggaatTTTCCTG ACACCTTCTGGACGAACCCTCAGTTTGTCAttaagctggaggaggaggacgacgaccCTGAGGACGGCGAGGCTGGCTGCAGCTTTGTGGTCGGTCTGATCCAGAAGAACCGCAGACGCAAGAGGAAGATGGGAGAGGACATGCACACGATTGGCTTTGCCATCTACGAG GTTCCTGACGAG TTCGCTGGTCAGAGGGCCGTGCACCTCAACAAGAACTTCTTCCTGCGTCACGCCTCCGCCGCTCGCTCCGAAACCTTCATCAACCTGCGAGAAGTCTGCAGCCGCTTCTGTCTGCCGCCCGGAGAGTATCTGATCATCCCATCCACGTTTGATCCCAACAACAACGGAGACTTCCATGTCCGAGTCTTCTCTGAGAAACAGGCCGAATTTCA AGAGTTGGACGACCTCATCGAGTCCAGAGTGAAGAAG GTGGAGCTGGACGAGGAAGATGTGGACGATCGGTTCAGGGGTCTCTTCGGACAGCTGGCGGGGgag GACTGTGAGATCAGCGCCTTCGAGCTGCAGAAGATCCTCAACAAAGTGGTGACAAAAC GATCTGACATCCAGACCAGCGGCTTCAGCGTCACAACGTGTCGCAACATGGTCAACCTGCTGGAT AAAGACGGCAGCGGGAAACTGGGTCTGGTTGAGTTCAAAATTCTGTGGACAAAGATCGAAAACTTTCTG ACCATTTACAGAGAAAAGGACGTGGATCAGACGGGGACCATGAGCTCCACAGAGATGAGAGTTGCTGTGGAGGAAGCAG GGTTCAGTCTGAATAATCCTCTTCATCAGGTCCTCGTGGCTCGGTACAGTGAACAAGATCTCACCATCGACTTCGACAACTTCGTCAGCTGCTTGGTTCGCCTGGAGACCATGTTCG aCACGTTCAACACAATGGACAGAGACAACTCAGGAACCATCGAGCTGAACATTTTTGAG tggcTGAACGTgtctctgctctga
- the LOC118119505 gene encoding calpain-2 catalytic subunit has protein sequence MTSTAADLARRKARDENGVGSLAHAIPFNKQDFEQLRSECLKTGTLFCDPTFPATWDSLGYNQLGRYSSKTIGVEWKRPSELCSDPQFIVDGAKRTDICQGTLGDCWLLAAIASLTLDSQILSRVVPPAQSFKSQYAGIFHFQLWQYGEWVDVVVDDRLPTRDGKLLFVHSAEGREFWSPLLEKAYAKVNSSYEALTGGSSIEGFEDFTGGIAESYDLKEAPPSLFNIMWKALKLGSLLGCSIDISSSYETEAITGQKLVKGHAYSITAAERVLHRGSPVELLRIRNPWGQVEWTGAWSDESEKWDGVQPEEKRKLDHCAEDGEFWMSYTDFLCQFSRLDICNLTPDTLTSNEVGRWNCSEFEGVWRVGSSAGGCRNYPATFCSNPQFFIRLDDVDDDPDDGEDGCTALIGLMQKDARRERRFGRDLNTIGFAIYQVPDEFKGRSNIHLGPDVLLRMEAVARSKNFINLREVCERFKVQPGEYVIIPSTFEAHRKGSFVLRVFTEKEARSRPMEEDVDVSIDEPAVGQNDVDPHFKHLFVQISGNDSEISAFELQQILDKVIAQRSDMKTDGFTLQTCRSIISLMDMDGSTTLGLVEFHTLWTKIQRYLEVFKGHDSDGSGTMSSHEMRAALAEAGFQVNSEVIQEIVSRFSDTSYAIDFDSFIGCLIRLELLYKMFRTLDQKNQGKIELNLQQWLRLGIN, from the exons ATGACGAGCACGGCAGCGGACCTCGCCAGGAGGAAGGCCCGGGACGAGAATGGTGTCGGCAGCCTGGCCCACGCCATCCCCTTCAACAAACAGGACTTTGAGCAGTTGCGTAGCGAATGTCTAAAGACTGGCACGCTCTTCTGTGACCCGACCTTCCCTGCCACCTGGGACTCTCTGGGATACAACCAGCTCGGACGCTACTCGTCCAAAACCATTGGCGTGGAGTGGAAGCGCCCATCG GAGCTGTGTTCTGATCCTCAGTTTATTGTTGATGGAGCGAAAAGGACCGACATATGTCAGGGAACTCTgg GTGACTGCTGGCTATTGGCTGCCATCGCCTCTCTGACTCTGGACTCTCAGATTCTGAGCAGAGTGGTACCTCCCGCTCAGAGCTTCAAGTCTCAGTACGCCGGCATCTTCCACTTCCAG CTGTGGCAGTACGGAGAGTGGGTGGACGTGGTTGTGGACGACCGGCTGCCAACCAGAGACGGGAAACTGCTGTTTGTCCACTCAGCTGAGGGGCGAGAATTCTGGAGCCCCCTGCTGGAGAAGGCCTACGCCAA GGTGAACAGTTCGTACGAGGCTCTGACCGGAGGTTCGAGTATTGAGGGCTTCGAGGATTTTACCGGAGGAATCGCAGAGAGCTATGACCTGAAGGAGGCTCCGCCCTCCTTGTTCAACATCATGTGGAAAGCTCTGAAGCTTGGCTCGCTGCTCGGCTGCTCCATCGAC ATTTCCAGCTCGTACGAGACGGAGGCGATCACCGGGCAGAAGCTGGTTAAAGGTCACGCCTACTCAATCACTGCAGCTGAGCGG GTTCTTCACCGTGGTTCTcctgtggagctgctgaggaTCAGGAACCCATGGGGTCAGGTGGAGTGGACCGGAGCCTGGAGCGACGA GTCGGAGAAGTGGGACGGAGTTCagccagaggagaagaggaagttGGATCATTGTGCTGAAGATGGAGAGTTCTG GATGTCCTACACAGACTTCCTGTGTCAGTTTTCACGCCTTGACATCTGCAACCTGACACCTGACACGCTGACGAGCAACGAGGTCGGTCGATGGAACTGTTCTGAGTTTGAGGGCGTGTGGAGAGTCGGCTCCAGCGCTGGCGGCTGCAGGAACTACCCCG ccacTTTCTGCTCCAACCCTCAGTTCTTTATCCGACTCGACGACGTGGACGATGACCCTGACGACGGCGAGGACGGCTGCACCGCCCTGATCGGACTGATGCAGAAAGACGCTCGCCGAGAGAGACGCTTTGGACGAGACCTCAACACCATTGGTTTCGCCATCTatcag gttCCTGATGAg TTTAAAGGTCGCAGTAACATCCACCTGGGCCCGGACGTCCTGCTGAGGATGGAGGCGGTGGCACGCAGTAAAAACTTCATCAACTTGAGGGAAGTGTGTGAGCGCTTCAAAGTGCAGCCTGGAGAATACGTCATCATCCCGTCCACGTTCGAGGCGCACCGCAAAGGAAGCTTCGTCCTGAGGGTGTTCACAGAGAAAGAGGCTCGCAGCAG ACCGATGGAGGAGGACGTAGACGTCAGCATCGATGAG CCTGCTGTTGGACAGAATGACGTGGACCCTCACTTCAAACATCTCTTCGTCCAAATCTCAGGAAAT GACTCAGAAATTTCAGCCTTCGAGCTCCAGCAGATTCTGGACAAAGTGATCGCTCAGA GATCTGATATGAAAACTGACGGATTCACTCTGCAGACGTGTCGCAGCATCATCAGCCTGATGGAC ATGGACGGTAGCACCACACTGGGTCTGGTGGAGTTCCACACTctgtggacaaagatccagagATACCTG gaGGTGTTCAAGGGTCACGACTCGGACGGTTCTGGAACGATGAGCAGTCATGAGATGAGAGCTGCGCTGGCTGAAGCTG gtttcCAGGTGAACAGTGAAGTGATCCAGGAGATCGTGAGTCGATTCTCTGACACGAGTTACGCCATCGACTTCGACTCTTTCATTGGTTGTTTGATCCGACTGGAGCTGCTCTACA AAATGTTCAGGACTCTAGATCAGAAGAATCAGGGGAAGATTGAGTTGAACCTTCAGCAG TGGCTCCGCCTCGGCATCAACTAA